One Alkalicoccus halolimnae DNA segment encodes these proteins:
- a CDS encoding DUF3891 family protein has product MIIRERQNSFIVIKQEDHAQLSGRIAEGWKDKYIPADYKINDVVTAVHHHDRAWRELDSAPFYNDQKQKPYSFIDFPVAVKLVHYKHGIDIVQSENKYAALLHSLHYCSLIGGRNENEQHFLQNETRRQKHLKSSLQLFHRENEEALKAHLHLLQLCDSLSLYVCMNEPGTEKVYRNNKDGFQNSDAFPFTMGKDITASWKNISELIMTPSPLEEPLDFILPYKEITKEALKTKGLFQAFTDGPLKEVPISLLS; this is encoded by the coding sequence ATGATTATCCGCGAAAGACAGAACAGTTTTATAGTGATCAAACAGGAAGATCATGCTCAATTATCAGGAAGAATAGCTGAAGGGTGGAAGGATAAATATATTCCTGCTGATTATAAAATCAATGATGTCGTTACGGCCGTTCACCACCATGATAGAGCCTGGAGAGAGCTTGACAGTGCTCCTTTTTACAATGATCAGAAACAAAAACCTTACTCTTTTATTGATTTCCCGGTTGCTGTTAAACTCGTACACTATAAACATGGAATTGACATAGTGCAGTCAGAGAATAAATACGCGGCGCTGCTCCACAGTCTTCACTACTGTTCACTAATTGGAGGCCGCAATGAAAATGAGCAGCATTTTCTTCAAAATGAAACAAGGAGGCAGAAGCATCTGAAATCTTCCCTGCAATTATTTCACCGTGAAAACGAGGAAGCTTTAAAAGCTCATTTACATCTTCTTCAGCTGTGTGACAGCCTCTCTCTGTATGTATGCATGAACGAGCCGGGAACAGAAAAAGTGTACCGGAATAATAAAGATGGCTTTCAGAATTCTGACGCTTTTCCTTTCACTATGGGTAAAGATATAACTGCTTCATGGAAGAATATCAGCGAATTGATTATGACTCCTTCTCCTCTGGAAGAACCGCTTGATTTCATTCTTCCTTACAAGGAAATAACGAAAGAAGCCTTGAAAACAAAAGGTCTTTTTCAGGCATTTACCGATGGTCCATTAAAAGAAGTACCGATTTCCCTCCTATCCTGA
- a CDS encoding Rqc2 family fibronectin-binding protein — translation MAFDGIVTRAVTHDIQNKLKTGRVVKIHQPYATDLVMTIRANRKNYPLFLSVNPNFARFHLTDVKFQNPQEPPLFCMVLRKHLEGAVVESVKQTGLERVVTISFKGRNELGDVSYKKLILELMGRHSNLIFLDAENNVILESMKHIPPSLSQFRTVLPGQPYYNPPHMDKKNPLETEKEELLKAVDFNEGKMDKQLLNTFSGLSPQVIKEILYRSGFLNSDSLYKAFTEVMEPVKNHNYFPQMIAEENSESFSVIPLHYKSGEIRTFETVHDLLDGYFTNKAERDRVKQRAYDLERLLKNEYDKNKKKIKKLENTLKDADKAAEQQKYGELLTAHMHLVKPGQKEVQAVDYYDENQGKIIIPLNPQKSASANAQQYFKKYHKLKNSVKFVRKEIKDAKIEMDYFDRLMQQMELASTEDIEDIREELVQGGYLKKKVGRKKKKKQTKPMLDRYLSSSGIELYVGKNNKQNEYLTTRVSRQDDTWLHTKDIPGSHVLIRSTEPDEAAILEAANLAAYFSKSRMSGNVPVDYTLIRHVKKPNGAKPGYVTYDKQTTVYVTPDERLVEKLKENFKKQPSS, via the coding sequence ATGGCTTTTGATGGAATAGTTACCCGGGCGGTAACACATGATATACAAAATAAACTTAAGACTGGGAGAGTAGTAAAAATACATCAGCCCTACGCTACAGACCTCGTCATGACGATACGTGCAAACAGAAAAAATTATCCGCTTTTTCTGTCAGTGAACCCTAATTTCGCCCGTTTTCACCTGACAGATGTTAAATTTCAAAACCCTCAGGAACCGCCGCTATTTTGCATGGTACTCCGCAAACATCTCGAAGGTGCGGTAGTGGAATCGGTTAAACAGACCGGCCTTGAAAGAGTGGTTACGATATCTTTTAAAGGACGAAATGAACTGGGAGATGTTTCCTACAAAAAATTAATACTGGAATTAATGGGCCGGCACAGCAACCTGATCTTTCTGGATGCTGAAAATAACGTAATTCTCGAGAGCATGAAGCATATCCCGCCTTCACTTTCCCAGTTCCGAACCGTGCTCCCGGGGCAGCCCTATTACAATCCGCCTCACATGGACAAAAAGAATCCTCTTGAAACAGAAAAAGAAGAACTGCTTAAAGCAGTAGACTTTAACGAAGGAAAAATGGATAAACAACTTTTAAACACCTTCAGCGGCCTGTCTCCCCAGGTTATTAAAGAGATTTTATATAGAAGCGGATTTCTTAACAGCGACAGTCTTTACAAAGCTTTCACGGAAGTAATGGAGCCGGTGAAAAACCACAATTATTTCCCTCAAATGATTGCTGAAGAAAACAGTGAAAGCTTTTCCGTAATTCCTTTACACTATAAGAGTGGAGAAATTCGTACTTTTGAGACGGTTCACGATCTGCTGGACGGATATTTTACTAACAAAGCGGAAAGAGACCGGGTAAAACAGCGGGCATATGATCTGGAGCGGCTTTTGAAAAATGAATATGATAAAAATAAGAAAAAAATTAAAAAGCTTGAGAACACTCTAAAAGATGCGGATAAAGCGGCCGAACAGCAAAAATATGGAGAACTGCTAACAGCACACATGCATCTCGTGAAACCAGGCCAGAAAGAAGTTCAGGCAGTTGATTACTATGACGAAAATCAGGGGAAGATCATCATCCCTCTTAATCCTCAGAAATCTGCTTCTGCTAACGCCCAGCAGTATTTTAAAAAGTACCATAAGCTTAAAAACTCAGTGAAGTTTGTTCGTAAAGAAATTAAAGATGCAAAAATCGAAATGGACTACTTTGACCGTTTAATGCAGCAGATGGAACTTGCTTCCACTGAAGATATTGAAGATATCAGGGAAGAACTTGTCCAGGGCGGCTATTTGAAAAAGAAAGTCGGAAGAAAGAAGAAAAAGAAACAGACTAAACCAATGCTTGACCGCTACCTCTCTTCAAGCGGAATTGAATTATACGTTGGTAAAAATAATAAGCAGAACGAGTATTTAACGACCCGTGTGTCCCGTCAGGATGATACGTGGCTGCATACAAAAGATATCCCGGGGTCGCATGTACTAATCCGCAGCACTGAACCGGATGAAGCAGCGATACTTGAAGCGGCTAATCTTGCTGCCTACTTTAGTAAAAGCCGCATGTCCGGTAATGTACCGGTGGATTATACGCTGATCCGCCATGTAAAAAAACCGAATGGTGCAAAACCCGGCTACGTAACTTACGACAAACAAACAACCGTTTATGTCACTCCAGATGAGCGCCTCGTGGAAAAATTAAAGGAAAACTTTAAAAAGCAGCCTTCCAGTTAA
- a CDS encoding YicC/YloC family endoribonuclease has translation MVRSMTGFGRSEQKISSGRVTVEIKAVNHRFCEISVKLPGCWSALEEAVRKWSRENIFRGKIEVFVHFQPFEKDVKKVHINWDLLREYQEKFEEMKNITGSKEDFPASSMLQNEGIVHVEEENTDLERIRSEIHPCVMEASQNFLLMREEEGRLLKQELQTRMVQLLKLKSNIEKAGPEIKAAFYNKLRQRVEEFLSGTEIEESRLLTEVAVHAEKVDIQEELSRTASHAKQFLDTLEREGAVGRKLDFIVQELNREVNTIGSKANAASLSALVIEMKDELEKIKEQVQNIE, from the coding sequence ATGGTTAGAAGTATGACAGGATTCGGCCGGTCAGAGCAGAAAATTAGCAGCGGTCGTGTGACAGTCGAAATTAAAGCCGTTAATCACCGATTTTGTGAAATCAGTGTTAAACTTCCGGGCTGCTGGAGTGCATTGGAAGAAGCGGTGCGTAAATGGAGCAGAGAAAATATATTCCGGGGCAAAATAGAAGTTTTTGTTCATTTTCAGCCTTTCGAAAAAGATGTTAAAAAGGTACATATTAACTGGGATCTGCTCCGGGAATATCAGGAAAAGTTTGAAGAGATGAAAAATATAACCGGTTCCAAAGAAGATTTTCCTGCGTCTTCCATGCTTCAAAACGAAGGAATTGTCCATGTGGAAGAAGAAAATACTGATCTAGAACGCATACGGTCGGAAATCCATCCTTGTGTAATGGAAGCATCTCAAAATTTCCTGCTGATGAGAGAAGAAGAAGGAAGACTGCTTAAACAGGAGCTTCAGACACGTATGGTCCAGCTTTTGAAATTGAAATCAAATATTGAAAAAGCCGGTCCGGAAATAAAGGCAGCTTTTTATAACAAACTGCGTCAGCGTGTAGAGGAATTTTTATCAGGAACGGAGATAGAAGAATCCCGTTTGTTGACAGAAGTTGCTGTGCACGCGGAAAAAGTGGATATCCAGGAAGAGCTGTCCAGAACGGCAAGCCATGCGAAGCAGTTTTTGGATACGCTCGAAAGAGAAGGGGCAGTCGGCCGAAAACTGGATTTTATTGTTCAGGAACTGAACAGGGAAGTGAATACGATCGGTTCGAAGGCGAATGCAGCTTCATTAAGCGCCCTGGTGATTGAAATGAAAGATGAACTGGAAAAAATAAAAGAGCAGGTACAAAATATTGAATGA